Proteins from a genomic interval of Diaphorobacter sp. HDW4A:
- a CDS encoding magnesium chelatase: MRAQRAQPDSNKRSRHPAENPSTSVDWPRTLAMRGAEALALEHLRFHGKELVTGRLHCVLLDCSSSMVTTGALARAKGVLLDLFREAYLRREHVALICFGGEGVQLRLAPCKAGAWNDDWVAPIGGGGGTPLVEALRRADELLAVHGGGGSEGWLWLMSDARTRELPKRPAHADAIRVLDFESGRVRLQRAQMLADAWDVPCLPCNG; encoded by the coding sequence GTGCGGGCGCAGAGGGCACAGCCGGATTCAAACAAGCGCTCGCGCCATCCTGCGGAAAATCCGTCCACCAGCGTCGACTGGCCGCGCACGCTGGCCATGCGCGGTGCAGAGGCCTTGGCGCTGGAGCATCTGCGCTTTCATGGCAAGGAGCTCGTTACGGGCCGTCTGCATTGCGTGCTGCTGGATTGCTCGTCATCGATGGTGACAACGGGTGCGCTCGCGCGCGCCAAGGGCGTGTTGCTTGACCTTTTCCGCGAGGCCTATCTGCGCCGCGAGCATGTCGCGCTGATCTGCTTTGGTGGTGAAGGCGTGCAGTTGCGGCTCGCGCCTTGCAAGGCCGGGGCGTGGAACGACGATTGGGTCGCGCCCATTGGCGGGGGCGGTGGCACGCCGCTGGTCGAGGCGCTCAGGCGCGCGGATGAATTGCTGGCCGTGCATGGCGGCGGTGGTTCGGAAGGCTGGTTGTGGCTGATGAGCGATGCCCGCACGCGCGAGCTGCCCAAGCGGCCCGCGCATGCCGACGCGATCCGCGTGCTCGATTTCGAATCGGGCCGCGTGCGCCTGCAGCGCGCGCAGATGCTGGCGGATGCATGGGACGTGCCCTGCCTTCCCTGCAACGGCTGA